CAACGCTTAATGTCAAACTGATTACGGAAAACTTAGCAGACGATTTAATCACCAGGATGCAGAATGCTTCCGGAATCTATATTATGACTTCCTTCGTTATGCAATCAGGGGGGCGTTTATTGGCTCCCCATTTGAAAAGTGCGATCGAACGGGGACACCAGCAGAGACACTGAACGATTGAACATTCAATTAATTAACGGGATCGCGCTCAAGAATAAGTTGATGCCTGGAGAAAGAAGAAACGGATCGGATAAATCATTAATACATAAGAAGGGCGATGCATTTACATGAAGCGCCCTTGCAAGTGCATTAATCGTTAGCAACGTAGGCGCTTTTTTAACTTTCTCAATTTCAGTTATTTGTATTTGAGTATAATCTGTTTAGCGAATAATGGAGTGAAATAAATGCCCAAAATCCAGGTTCCACCCGAGTTGCTGATTCAAGTCGCTGAGAAGTTCCGTATAGAGTCCCTGCAAATGGAATGGAGAATAAGTTCCCTGGACCATCAAATGGATACCATGCTGATGTGGGAGGGAACGACGCGGTAGCGTTTTTTTGAAGATTTTCATAGAGCCCGCAGCGAAATGACCCAGACGATTGAATATATGAGATCAATTAGTGATGAATTAAAACGCATTGCTTATAGATTTATATTAGTAGATGAAGAACTATTACCTCTTGCTCTGGTAGGCAGCAAAGAGGAGCCCAAGACTTGGCTTGAAGAGGCCTGGGGCAGCTTGAAAGAATTAGGAAACGGAATAATGGCTGCTTCTAACGAGAGATATGATAAACGGTATTCTTCGGTGTGGAGCTTTTTGGATTACTGGACAGCTGGCGTACCCAAAGGTGCTTACCAAGGTTATGTGGAAAGGGCTGATAAGCTTTTTGATTCCCCGAATCACTTCGCCAATGGTAAGACCTTTGGAGTACATGGAACTATTAGAGAAGCCATTTTTCCTATAAATGCATGGTCTACAGAACATGTTGCTAGTATCATTGGAGCAGCAGGAATTGCTACGGGTGCAACAGTACCTCTTATGAAACCGAAAGATATATTGAGTCCATCTGTTAAATATGAAGTTAGAAAAGGTAATGATGGCTTGAAGCATGATTCGAGTGGAGATGGAGGAGGAACGCCGAAGAAAGCTGAGGGGTCAGGTGAGGTTGGTAAAGTTATACCAACAAACAGTACTGTTATTAGTCCAGAAATGAAAGATAAGATATTGGAGGGACAACGCAAAAACCCAAATAAGAATGACTTAATAGGTGGGCATTCTCCTGAAATCACTAACCGTAATCCAAATTATGCAGTTGAAGAGATCTCGATTAACCCTGATGGTACGAGAAAAGTAAGGTTTACCACACAATTCCTAGATGGAAATCTTTCTAAAATTAAAACAAGTACACTCTTTCCAGAGTCTTGGACTGAAGAACAAATTCTAAATAGCATAACTAATGTTGGTAATGCACCAGCTATTTCTACCAGGTTAAGAGATGGGGCAACTTGGCATAGAGCTGTTGTTAATGGTGTTGAAATTGATGTAATTAAAGCTGGTGAAAATGTGACCAGTGGTTATCCAACAGGAACAGTAAATGCATCTCGCCCAGCAGGTTTTTAATTCAACATTAATGGAGGCAATGTATATGTACAAAGAACTAGATAACCTATTATCTGCGGATACAACAGTAGATTCGTGGTACGATGATGGCTGTGTCATTGCAAACGAGATCCTTGCAGAATTTAGTCCAAGTGATTGGGATGAATTATCTAATCAAGTACTAAGTAAACCAGTAGAATGGCAAAGAAAATTGGCATATTGTTTAGATAATGAGTGCAATATGTATGAACTTAACATTTTAATAGCATTACTGAGCACTAATGATGTTGAGTTGTTCGAGATATGCATTGACACACTAAGAAGTTTTACAAATCAAGATAGTAAGAAAATGATATTAGATAATCCCATAATA
Above is a window of Paenibacillus sp. FSL K6-1330 DNA encoding:
- a CDS encoding EndoU domain-containing protein; translated protein: MTQTIEYMRSISDELKRIAYRFILVDEELLPLALVGSKEEPKTWLEEAWGSLKELGNGIMAASNERYDKRYSSVWSFLDYWTAGVPKGAYQGYVERADKLFDSPNHFANGKTFGVHGTIREAIFPINAWSTEHVASIIGAAGIATGATVPLMKPKDILSPSVKYEVRKGNDGLKHDSSGDGGGTPKKAEGSGEVGKVIPTNSTVISPEMKDKILEGQRKNPNKNDLIGGHSPEITNRNPNYAVEEISINPDGTRKVRFTTQFLDGNLSKIKTSTLFPESWTEEQILNSITNVGNAPAISTRLRDGATWHRAVVNGVEIDVIKAGENVTSGYPTGTVNASRPAGF